In Amyelois transitella isolate CPQ chromosome W, ilAmyTran1.1, whole genome shotgun sequence, the genomic stretch ttatgttactaaaggaacctctgttcaaaatctcagactcctataccgagcagtttcggctgtgcgttaataaatcagtcacccaatcgcaccccctaaatcacgattggagggtagtttgaaaaaacttataatgtcaaacatatttacttgcttatgtaagtgttcatgccaagtttcaagtttataaacccaaggaataagatttttcatagaaacgtttttaccccttttcccccccttgggggttgaatttccaaaaatcctttcttagtgctcccctacatatcccaaggaacctacattccaaatttcagctgtctacgaccagtagtttcgactgtgcgttgtctgtcagtcagtcactcagtaacggaagagttttatatatatagattacacgtgggcgaagccgcgggcggaaagctagtaataatatattacgtACAACTTACTATAGATACCGCAATTTTTGTAACTCACTGCTAAGGAAGATCAAGATCGAATATAACAAGTCCCTAGTTAAAAATGCAGGTactaattcaaaaaaattatgggaTGCCATCAAGACTGtgagtaatttaaatatgcaATCAGTTAGACCTACTGCTCTTCTCCATAGCAAGGCAACCCCTCAAGAATCCGTGAACCATGTCAATTCTTTCTTTGTTAACGCAAGTAAATCGCTTATCGAAGATAACtcgataaaaaaatttctGCTACATTGCCCTACGACGACTCATGTCTCTTCACCGCTTCAGTCTTTTGTACTACTCGAAAGTTCCATTGgtgaaattgaaaatacaatattatccCTCAAAGATGGTTGTGCTGCTGGGTGGGACAACATCTCGTCTTCGATACTTAGGCGTAATGTCAAAGCTCTAGCTCCCTCAATAGCTCACATCTGTAATCTAAGCATAAGATCTGGCATCTTCCCATCTGCATTTAAAAAAGCCGTTGTACTTCCAATCTTCAAGAGCGGGGACCGGGGCTGTGCGAACGATTATAGACCGATCTCCATTCTTCCGGCTTTGTCCAAGATTCTCGAGcggttaattaataaacaactaATGAAGTACCTTGAGGATAAACTATTACTGTCGCCTAACCAGTTTGGCTTCAGATCTCACAAATCAGCCGCGGACGCTGTACATGAACTAACTGATCATGTCGCCAAGCACTTGGACAGTGGCAGGAAGTGTGTGGGCGTTTTCTTGGACTTAGCTAAGGCCTTTGACACTGTCTCGGCCAACATTCTTCTACGTAGGCTTGAATTGCTGGGAATACGTGGAACTCAACTAGCGTTGTTCAAAAGTTATCTAAGTGACCGCTCTCAGTGCGTGGTTATAGATGGAAGTCGTAGCTCATATTTACCCATTGAACACGGTGTGCCCCAGGGTAGTATCTTGGGACCTACTCTTTTCctcatttatattaatgagCTCTGTTCACTCGAACTACTGAGTTGCAGAATAATATCGTATGCAGACGATACCGCCTTTTTATTCACTGCTGACACCTGGCAACTTGCTTTTGAACATGCGCAATCTGGTCTGGACTGTGTCTCTGGCTGGCTCCGGGAACACTTTTTAACCCTAAATACGCAAAAAACTtgctatataacattttccatttacACTCCACCTACTATACCTTTCTCTCTCACTGCCCATTCCCATTCTACTGATCTTTCCAATTCTTGTTCCTGTCCCACTTTGACCTGTTCCAAAAACACTAAGTACCTGGGCATCACCTTGGATAACAGAATTTCCTACCAATTACACCTGAAGAACACAGCTGGCAGAGTACGTAAACTGATATTCGTGTTTAAAAAACTCCGACATATTGCAGAACCTCACCTCATCACAACTGTTTATTTGGCACTGTGTCAGTCTATTTTAGTCTATGGCATTACCTCGTGGGGTGGAGCAACCAAAGCCCATGTTCTCTGTCTTGAGCGCGCCCAAAGAGCGCTTCTTAAGGTGTGTAAATTCAAACCCTTTCTGTACTCAACTTTTACTTTATATCAGGAATGTCAAGTGCTTACTGTAAGacaattatttatactaaataCTATAATGAAACAACACAAGGTCACTACTGTCCCATCCCGATCAGTTCGAAGACCTCCTTTTATTCCATCCCTCTCTTTTAATACAGCTTTCTCACACCGCTTTTTCTGTTTTCTGGgaccatatttatataataaattaaatcgcCAATTTCACTTGTACTGCCTACTTAAATATAGTTGTTCTAAGATTGTCTCAAATTACTTACAGGGCTTAAACTATGACCAAACTGAAGACTTGCTAAATGTAGTTAATTAAATCACGATGTCAGCTTATTTCCCTCTGgggataattatttatctatgtatttttgtattttaatgtggaatacatatatgtagatatactaatgtttatttatatacacatttgtctcaatatatgtataatatagttACTCCAGTAATAGTCTAcatatgtttagttaaataaatactttttgttttcatatgaGATTGTGCATGAGATATCATGActtatgaatagaatagaatagaatagaatagaatagaatagaatagaatagaatagaatagaatagaatagaatagaatagaatagaatagaatagaatagaatagaatagaatagaatagaatagaatagaatagaatagaatagaatagaatagaatagaatagaatagaatagaatagaatagaatagaatagaatagaatagaatagaatagaatagatttatatatatatatatatatatatataggcaAAGTCACCCTGCCTACCGTGTACTTTGAGCtcctacattttttattcgaaAATATTCCACATTGTTGTTATTAACGTTAGAAGTAACATTAAAGTGTTTCCCTGGCTTAAATACAGCTGTGTTGTCGTTTTTTCACGTTTAAACTGGACTACAAAGAAGAAATCAAGAGAAAGATAAGTTGCAATTTTTACACTACTTTGGACGTGAGCGCGGAATTTTTCTACCTACCTTCGACTAAACTTGCATTTTAAGTTGTCAATAGTGTCAATATCAATTGAGTGACAGTGACAGTCCTCTGACATCTGTCATCTGAAACTCGACTTTGACGTTCGACGTACGCATAGTATtgccattataaaaaaaaaaaaaaaaaaaaaaaaaaaattgcaagaaATCTTTGAATGCTGCAATATGAGTCTCtgtaaaaaatgttcaaagcAAATTAAAGCGAGTGATGTAAAATCTTGCTCTAGATGCCCGAATTCTTTTCATTACCAGTGTTTGGGTGTTCCTTCAGAGAATTTCAGCAAGGAATCTAAGACGTACAAGGCAACTTGGAAGTGCCAAGATTGTAAACTTGCTGATAGTCGAGTGACCACTCCTTCACCAGCAACAACAGACACATCTCCCAGTAATATTGGCGAGGATTTGAAAACTTACTTAGAAAAATTGCTTGAAGAACACCTATCAAAATTCTCTAGAGATATCAAACGCGATTTTGCGGCTGAAAGTGTGGACACAAGGAGCAAACTACAGGAACTTACGGAGAGCATTGTCTATATGTCATCTAGGTACGAGGAAGTTAAAGCTGACCTTGAGTCTAAGGAGAACAGGATAAGGACATTAGAGACTGAAAACGCTGGGTTAAAATCACAAGTTGTAGATTTGAACACCAGGCTGAATAATCTTGAGCAACAGTCACGCGACTGCAATATTGAAATCCAGTGCGTGCCTGAACACAAATCTGAGAATCTGAGCACTATTGTAAAGCAACTCAGCGCCACTGTGGGACTAGGTCTTCGAGAGCACGAAGTACTCAACTATCACCGAGTCGCAAAGGTCAACCAGGATTCATCCCGTCCTCGTTCTATAGTCGTAAAATTATCCAGCCCACTGGTCCGTGACAATCTAATTGCAGCAGTCAAGACCTTCAATAGGGTCCACCAACACGATAAGCTGAATTCTTCTCATTTCGGGTTAGCAGGCGAAAGGACACCAGTGTACATCTGCGAACATCTATCTCCCAGCAATAAGCAACTCCACGCAGCAGCACGGAAATTCGCAAAGGAGAAGAAATACCAGTTCGTGTGGGTCAGAAACGGCAAGGTGCATTTGAGAAAAGACCCAACCTCAAAGAGTTTTGTAGTTAGAGATATAGATTTCTTGAGTACCCTGTAATACGTCGTATTGTACCTAGTTGAAAATACTTTTCACTTTTCATCcttaaacttaattatttgaatggtatctttaaaaacattaaatctaaattttctGTATCAAAACGTGAGAGGTCTCAATACAAAAACTGACATAATTCTGGCCAATGCACTGAAACAAGAGGCGGATGTTATTCTGTTGACGGAGTCATGGCTGAAGGAATCTGTTTTTTCTCACGAAATTATTGATAGCCGTTATACAATCTTCAGGCGTGATCGTTATTCTACGGCATCTGAGAGGGAGGGGGGTGGAGGGGTCATCATTGCAGtccttaaaaaatacaatccaGTGCGTAAACTGAAATGGGAGTCAAATAGCGAGGATATGTGGGTGCTACTCAAAGTGAAAAAAGGAAGCTCCATTATCCCAATATGCATAGGCGGTATATATATTCCCTCTCCAGTATCTTATACGAATATGAAGGAAGCAATGTCTAACTTAACGGACGTTGTTCAACATAAGCTTCCTCAACAATCTATTTTAATCCTGGCTGGTGATTTCAATCGTCCTGGAATTCGATGGAACCTTGATCCTTCGTCCAATTTTCTTTTACCTGATTCCTCTACCGACCCTATTGACAACCTACTAGTAGATGCTCTAGCATTCAACAGCCTTAATCA encodes the following:
- the LOC132904094 gene encoding uncharacterized protein LOC132904094; its protein translation is MALPRGVEQPKPMFSVLSAPKERFLRCPNSFHYQCLGVPSENFSKESKTYKATWKCQDCKLADSRVTTPSPATTDTSPSNIGEDLKTYLEKLLEEHLSKFSRDIKRDFAAESVDTRSKLQELTESIVYMSSRYEEVKADLESKENRIRTLETENAGLKSQVVDLNTRLNNLEQQSRDCNIEIQCVPEHKSENLSTIVKQLSATVGLGLREHEVLNYHRVAKVNQDSSRPRSIVVKLSSPLVRDNLIAAVKTFNRVHQHDKLNSSHFGLAGERTPVYICEHLSPSNKQLHAAARKFAKEKKYQFVWVRNGKVHLRKDPTSKSFVVRDIDFLSTL